The following proteins come from a genomic window of bacterium:
- a CDS encoding sigma 54-interacting transcriptional regulator, giving the protein MDHQFERRRQDETESMRHGVPADLAALVRLEEVGDLHFEASAFSTSLDYYQRILASAALNQLEVSHILEICRKSIDAALNLGDLALAERLLHDADGFIATVENLDPADERLLIAPLLGRHAALYTQRGAYKDALQICKRAFAVLAVTDDHVEVANLQVTMGVCHHRLGRLDKAEEFYTDALATFRRISDELGMASLYNNLALVHKNACRWDKAMEYQNRSIALASEHGASHLLARLHLNEGIILRKAESPGEARAAFEKSLRLAVSLGDMDRQAKASLALGQLELIEGHLLRAEELILTGKHISDEAGFMRESIIADEYMGDLLLERGESEKALYNYGLGLEKTKRINTLTDLEGELLRRCAEASLQASDWLQAAEFARAAITVCQSCGEDYELGFCYLALAEALANLGEDDQADDHFRGAIKIFNSQRLPRLASRAILASLDFSLERGGRSQLLRLRRSLHDALEGAQSRADDLLYCRLQAGLAEVLLRLGDLDEALLTASEFERAAENVDDPDLLSRHGDLRIRIEKALVGAWPSIEMKVPVAPVISLKNGSITEDTLATFLDSCMSRASADMGFVVLEPWAAPVGGGARIVTRGLSRPVAHQAAFWFTETRVDEVPTPRLLTRTDLAQDVLEEVPGLASNCNSCLFLPVAVPDKCYGVLCLGSRTRDEDDGLALKPVLDHMAAAAGYLAMSLAEEERNRPVAVSWDESDRHEAFSQIITRNAEMREMLVLIRKVAASELTVLLQGETGTGKGLLAHAIHRLSERRDRKFLAINCAAIPESLLESELFGHVKGSFTGAIADKTGLLAEAAGGTVFLDEIGKLPLGMQGKLLHFIDTHTVRPVGSNRSRVVDVRIVCATKSDLKEKVGCGTYLEDLYYRLLDFPVVVPPLRDRQDDIPLLATHFIARYVALTRIETPGCTSSFMEALAQHDWPGNVRELVKSINRAIVLAHGEPMLRISHLPPEVTRSLPDGDGARAISPLRETIGAVEAREIMRTLEHTGGNKAEASRLLGISYPNLLKKVRVYGLDNS; this is encoded by the coding sequence ATGGATCACCAGTTTGAAAGACGACGACAAGACGAAACTGAATCCATGAGGCATGGCGTGCCCGCGGATCTTGCCGCTCTCGTGCGCCTCGAGGAAGTGGGTGATCTGCACTTCGAAGCCTCGGCCTTCTCGACTTCCCTGGACTATTACCAGCGCATCCTCGCCTCCGCGGCCCTGAACCAGCTCGAGGTCTCTCATATCCTGGAGATCTGCCGCAAGAGTATAGATGCGGCGCTCAATTTGGGTGACCTCGCCTTGGCCGAGCGATTGCTGCATGATGCCGATGGCTTCATAGCGACCGTCGAGAACCTCGACCCGGCCGATGAACGGCTGTTGATAGCACCGCTCCTGGGACGCCACGCCGCCCTCTACACGCAGCGTGGCGCATACAAGGACGCCTTGCAGATATGCAAACGTGCGTTCGCAGTACTGGCCGTCACCGACGATCACGTCGAAGTGGCCAACCTCCAGGTCACCATGGGTGTCTGTCATCATCGGCTTGGCCGACTCGACAAAGCCGAGGAATTCTACACCGACGCCCTGGCGACTTTCCGTCGTATCAGCGATGAACTCGGTATGGCCTCCCTCTACAACAACCTTGCCTTGGTACACAAGAACGCGTGTCGCTGGGACAAGGCAATGGAGTACCAGAACCGCTCCATCGCCTTGGCCAGCGAGCATGGCGCGTCCCACCTGCTGGCCCGCTTGCACCTGAACGAAGGCATCATCCTGCGCAAGGCCGAATCTCCGGGCGAGGCGCGCGCGGCCTTCGAGAAGAGCTTGCGTCTTGCCGTCAGTCTCGGGGATATGGACCGTCAGGCCAAGGCCAGCCTGGCGCTCGGTCAACTGGAACTCATAGAGGGCCATCTGTTGCGCGCCGAGGAACTCATCCTCACCGGCAAGCACATCTCCGATGAAGCCGGCTTCATGCGCGAATCGATAATTGCCGACGAGTACATGGGTGATCTGCTGCTCGAGCGCGGAGAAAGCGAGAAGGCCCTTTACAATTACGGCCTCGGCCTCGAGAAGACCAAACGCATCAACACGCTCACCGATCTCGAAGGCGAATTGCTGCGCCGTTGCGCCGAGGCCAGCCTCCAGGCGAGCGATTGGCTGCAGGCGGCCGAATTCGCCCGGGCTGCCATCACTGTTTGCCAGAGTTGTGGAGAGGATTACGAACTCGGATTCTGCTATCTGGCCCTGGCCGAAGCCTTGGCCAATCTCGGTGAAGACGATCAAGCCGACGATCATTTCCGCGGGGCGATCAAGATTTTCAATTCTCAGCGTTTGCCGCGGCTCGCATCGAGAGCCATCCTGGCCAGCCTCGACTTCAGCCTGGAACGCGGAGGCCGCAGTCAGTTGCTGCGTCTGCGCCGCAGTCTCCACGATGCTCTCGAAGGTGCCCAATCCCGGGCAGACGATCTCCTCTATTGCCGCCTGCAAGCCGGGTTGGCCGAGGTGCTGCTGCGGCTCGGCGACCTGGACGAAGCGTTGTTGACGGCCAGCGAGTTCGAACGCGCCGCTGAGAACGTTGACGATCCGGATCTGCTTTCACGGCACGGCGATCTGCGCATTCGCATCGAAAAGGCCCTGGTCGGCGCATGGCCATCCATTGAGATGAAGGTTCCGGTAGCGCCTGTCATATCGCTGAAAAATGGCTCGATCACCGAAGATACCCTGGCCACTTTCCTTGATTCGTGCATGTCGCGCGCCTCGGCGGACATGGGATTTGTCGTCCTCGAACCCTGGGCGGCACCTGTTGGCGGTGGCGCCAGGATCGTGACCAGAGGACTCTCACGCCCTGTGGCACATCAGGCGGCGTTCTGGTTTACGGAGACGCGCGTGGATGAAGTTCCTACACCCCGACTTTTGACGCGCACCGATCTGGCCCAGGATGTCCTGGAGGAAGTGCCCGGCCTGGCATCCAACTGCAATTCATGCCTGTTCCTGCCCGTGGCCGTGCCGGATAAATGCTACGGCGTGCTCTGCCTGGGGTCACGCACCAGGGACGAAGACGATGGTCTGGCTCTGAAACCCGTACTCGACCACATGGCCGCGGCGGCTGGTTATCTTGCCATGTCGCTCGCGGAGGAGGAACGCAACAGGCCGGTCGCCGTCTCCTGGGATGAGAGCGACAGGCACGAGGCCTTCTCCCAGATCATCACCCGCAATGCCGAGATGCGGGAAATGCTGGTCCTGATTCGCAAGGTAGCTGCGAGCGAGTTGACGGTGCTGCTGCAAGGCGAGACAGGGACCGGCAAGGGGCTGCTGGCCCATGCCATCCATAGGCTCAGCGAGCGAAGGGACCGGAAGTTCCTCGCCATCAATTGCGCGGCCATCCCCGAATCGCTGCTCGAAAGCGAACTCTTCGGACATGTGAAGGGCAGTTTCACAGGCGCTATCGCTGACAAGACGGGTCTGCTCGCCGAGGCCGCGGGCGGCACAGTGTTCCTGGACGAAATCGGGAAACTGCCGCTGGGCATGCAGGGCAAGCTCCTTCACTTCATCGATACGCATACGGTGAGGCCGGTGGGGTCCAATCGTAGCCGCGTTGTGGATGTGCGGATCGTCTGCGCCACGAAGAGCGATCTGAAGGAGAAAGTCGGATGTGGCACTTATCTAGAGGATCTGTACTACAGATTGCTCGATTTCCCGGTTGTTGTCCCCCCCCTGCGCGACCGCCAGGATGACATTCCTTTGCTGGCCACGCACTTCATAGCCCGCTATGTCGCGCTAACGAGGATCGAGACTCCCGGCTGCACCTCCTCCTTCATGGAGGCCCTGGCGCAGCATGACTGGCCTGGCAACGTCCGCGAACTGGTCAAATCGATCAACCGAGCCATCGTGCTCGCCCATGGCGAGCCCATGTTGCGCATATCACATCTGCCTCCCGAGGTCACAAGATCTCTTCCCGACGGCGATGGCGCGCGCGCGATTTCCCCCTTGCGCGAAACCATCGGCGCGGTCGAGGCCCGAGAGATCATGCGGACCCTCGAACACACGGGCGGAAACAAGGCTGAAGCATCTCGTCTGCTGGGGATCAGCTACCCGAATCTGCTAAAGAAGGTCCGTGTCTACGGCCTCGACAACTCCTGA
- a CDS encoding sigma-54 dependent transcriptional regulator produces MRTILVVDDEAAIRQTLEQLLTYEQYAVQLAANGAAALAILADKRIDVMLLDIKMADMDGFEVLERMTDAGFEVPVIVVSGHGNVETAVEAVRKGAYDFLEKPLDRSRLLLTLQNCLDHFGLRGQTEDLRDRSGYNKPLIGECARIREVRDFIDSVAPTAATVLITGENGTGKELVVRALHAGSPRRDMPLVEVNCAAIPRELVESELFGHEKGSFTGADKMRVGKFEQADGGTLFLDEIGDMSEEAQAKVLKAVEESRFERVGGREARQVDVRIVAATNRDLTGPAANFRQDLYFRLNVLSVELPPLRERGGDVSLLLEHFMSAMAVQLKKKPKTFTAETLALLRTYAWPGNVRELRNLVERLMILVPGDLIRPKDLPVLSGSGPETRAGEWDWMSCTDFQEFKARSESMYLQAKLRENRFNVSRTAEQLGMQRSNLYKKISKYGLQTQAGE; encoded by the coding sequence TTGCGCACGATCCTGGTCGTAGACGACGAAGCCGCGATCCGGCAGACGCTCGAGCAGCTGCTGACCTACGAGCAATACGCGGTGCAGCTGGCCGCCAATGGCGCCGCAGCCCTGGCGATCCTCGCGGACAAGAGGATCGATGTAATGCTGCTGGACATCAAGATGGCCGACATGGACGGTTTCGAGGTCCTGGAGAGGATGACCGACGCCGGGTTCGAGGTCCCCGTCATCGTGGTCTCCGGCCACGGCAACGTCGAGACCGCCGTGGAGGCCGTTCGTAAGGGCGCCTACGATTTTCTCGAGAAGCCGCTTGACAGGTCGCGTCTGCTGCTGACCCTCCAGAACTGCCTCGATCACTTCGGCCTGCGCGGGCAGACAGAGGATCTGCGCGATCGCAGCGGCTACAACAAGCCGTTGATCGGAGAATGCGCGCGTATCCGCGAGGTCCGCGATTTCATCGACAGCGTCGCACCTACCGCTGCGACCGTCCTGATCACCGGCGAGAATGGAACGGGCAAGGAGCTGGTGGTACGGGCCCTCCATGCCGGCAGTCCTCGTCGGGACATGCCTCTCGTAGAGGTCAATTGCGCGGCCATTCCGCGCGAACTCGTCGAGAGCGAGCTGTTCGGCCACGAGAAAGGCAGCTTTACCGGGGCAGATAAGATGCGCGTGGGAAAGTTCGAACAGGCCGACGGTGGCACGCTGTTCCTCGACGAGATCGGCGACATGAGCGAGGAAGCCCAGGCGAAGGTGCTCAAGGCCGTGGAGGAGAGCCGCTTCGAGCGTGTCGGTGGTCGCGAAGCGCGTCAGGTCGATGTACGGATCGTGGCCGCAACCAACCGAGACCTCACCGGTCCCGCAGCCAATTTCCGCCAGGACCTGTATTTCCGTTTGAACGTGCTGTCCGTCGAACTGCCCCCCCTGCGTGAGAGGGGAGGGGACGTGAGTCTTCTGCTGGAGCATTTCATGTCCGCGATGGCGGTCCAGCTCAAAAAGAAGCCGAAGACCTTCACGGCGGAGACACTCGCCCTGCTTCGCACCTATGCCTGGCCCGGTAACGTGCGCGAACTGCGCAATCTCGTGGAAAGGCTGATGATTCTCGTCCCTGGCGATCTGATCAGACCGAAGGATCTGCCCGTCCTATCAGGCAGCGGACCCGAGACCAGGGCTGGAGAGTGGGACTGGATGAGCTGCACCGATTTCCAGGAGTTCAAGGCTCGTTCCGAATCGATGTACCTACAGGCTAAACTGCGCGAGAACCGCTTCAATGTCAGCCGCACCGCCGAACAGCTCGGTATGCAACGCAGCAACCTGTACAAGAAGATCAGCAAATATGGGCTGCAGACCCAGGCTGGCGAATGA
- the rlmN gene encoding 23S rRNA (adenine(2503)-C(2))-methyltransferase RlmN, with the protein MRDVPVAELRSLMKARREPEYRGDQLARWLYRDAVWHWDDMRNLPRHLRDGLAEDHDLQGLHPAEHQVSRDGTRKYLYTLRDDHRIESVIIPMESHATFCISSQVGCGMACSFCATARGGLVRNLSSGEIIEQVLRLADDLRTEPRQVLGDRGYNIVFMGMGEPLDNLDAVESAIATFVNGQGLAMSPRRITISTSGHVEGLMRLISSAMTVGLTISVNSSRPELRRRLMPVPGRTPLAETLELAERYAQTRHRRVTIAYVLMDGINDGDGEASALARILAGRPFKVNLIPMNRIDGKQGPPPAERVLGFQARLRDEGVEAYVRISGGDDIAAACGQLRDKRGHEKKL; encoded by the coding sequence ATGCGGGACGTGCCCGTCGCGGAGCTGCGGAGCCTGATGAAAGCCAGGCGCGAACCGGAGTATCGCGGCGACCAGCTGGCGCGTTGGCTGTACCGGGATGCCGTATGGCACTGGGACGACATGCGCAATCTGCCCCGACACCTGCGCGACGGTCTCGCGGAGGATCACGATCTGCAGGGTCTGCACCCTGCCGAGCACCAAGTCTCCCGGGACGGGACACGCAAGTACCTCTACACTCTGCGCGACGACCACCGGATCGAGAGCGTGATCATCCCCATGGAGTCGCACGCCACCTTCTGCATCTCCTCGCAGGTGGGCTGCGGCATGGCGTGCAGCTTCTGCGCCACGGCGCGCGGTGGTCTCGTCCGCAACCTGAGCTCCGGCGAGATCATCGAACAGGTCCTGCGCCTCGCCGACGACCTGCGAACCGAGCCCCGGCAAGTGCTCGGCGACCGTGGCTACAACATCGTTTTCATGGGTATGGGCGAGCCTCTGGACAACCTGGACGCCGTCGAATCTGCCATCGCGACCTTCGTGAACGGACAAGGACTGGCCATGTCTCCCCGGCGGATAACCATCTCCACCTCCGGCCACGTCGAGGGACTGATGCGCCTCATCTCGTCGGCGATGACCGTCGGTCTGACGATATCGGTGAACAGCAGCCGACCGGAGCTGAGGCGCAGATTGATGCCCGTACCCGGGCGCACGCCGCTGGCCGAGACCCTGGAACTCGCCGAACGATACGCCCAGACGAGGCACCGCAGGGTGACCATCGCCTATGTGCTCATGGATGGCATCAACGATGGCGACGGCGAAGCGTCGGCCCTGGCGCGAATCCTGGCGGGGCGGCCTTTCAAGGTCAATCTCATCCCCATGAACCGCATCGACGGGAAGCAGGGGCCGCCACCGGCCGAGCGAGTCCTCGGTTTCCAGGCCAGACTACGCGATGAAGGTGTGGAGGCATACGTGAGGATCAGCGGTGGAGACGACATCGCGGCCGCCTGCGGTCAGCTGCGTGACAAGCGCGGCCACGAAAAGAAACTCTGA
- a CDS encoding Rrf2 family transcriptional regulator codes for MLQITRQTEYAIRGLLELAERGNGTPIRLKTLAEACDVSEAFLAKIFQMLSQHNVVKSHRGVKGGFSLGRDKDKISLREIVEICEGGIALNHCLRKINTCDRTSECKVSKVWATAQASMTKALEETTLQDLI; via the coding sequence ATGTTGCAGATCACGCGCCAGACTGAGTATGCCATCAGGGGCCTGCTGGAACTTGCGGAAAGGGGAAACGGCACTCCCATCCGCTTGAAGACGCTTGCCGAAGCCTGCGACGTGTCGGAAGCGTTCCTGGCCAAGATCTTTCAGATGCTCTCGCAACACAATGTCGTCAAATCCCACCGAGGCGTTAAGGGCGGCTTTTCGCTTGGCCGGGATAAGGACAAGATCTCCTTGCGCGAGATCGTCGAGATCTGTGAAGGCGGTATCGCCTTGAACCACTGCCTGCGCAAAATCAATACCTGCGACCGAACCAGCGAATGCAAGGTGAGCAAGGTATGGGCAACCGCCCAGGCCTCCATGACGAAGGCCCTCGAGGAGACCACCCTGCAGGATCTGATCTAG
- a CDS encoding long-chain fatty acid--CoA ligase, producing the protein MTVTTIPQLFYASVKERPRADLFSSKDAEGVYRDVSSAETQRLVRAIRLGLDSLGVGRGDRVAILSENRLEWALADLAALSLGAVDVPIYPTLLPDTIEFILKDCAPVAVFVSNAEQAAKIAAIRGRLPFLREMISFDHVQFPDVLHLDKLIKIGHNLADKHPQNPADDVGPADRDDPCSIIYTSGTTGNPKGVVLTHWNFVSNVLTIASIIPLGPDDKMLSFLPLSHVFERMAGYYTPLHIGIGIAYAESVETVAADMGLVRPTLMVSVPRLYEKIYDRVTTTAMSGSPVKRAIFQWARKVGQEWGEKKRAGAKIPGGLALQYRIVDKLVFAKLRARTGGRLRFFVSGGAPLATHINEFFYAAGMMILEGYGLTETSPVVSCNSFEDFRIGSVGKVIPDTEVKIAPDGEIVVRGPQVMSGYYNNEEATREVLTEDGWFHTGDIGHFDDDGFLYITDRKKDLIVTSGGKNIAPQPMENAFKKNKFISQIVVLGDRHAYLVCLIVPNFENLEAWASERKLSWTDRDDLLRNPEITAKYQRGLDRTNRKFPSFSTVKKFTLLKEEFTLESGELTPTLKVKRRAIQERYGELIESLYTEES; encoded by the coding sequence ATGACAGTCACGACGATTCCCCAGCTGTTCTATGCTTCGGTTAAGGAGAGGCCCCGCGCGGACCTGTTCTCGTCGAAGGACGCAGAGGGCGTGTATCGGGACGTATCCAGCGCCGAGACGCAGCGACTCGTACGGGCCATCCGTCTGGGCCTGGATTCCCTGGGTGTGGGCCGCGGTGACCGGGTGGCGATACTCTCGGAGAACCGGCTCGAATGGGCCCTGGCAGATCTGGCCGCGCTGAGTCTGGGCGCGGTGGATGTCCCCATCTACCCGACGCTGCTGCCGGACACCATCGAGTTCATCCTCAAGGACTGCGCGCCGGTGGCCGTCTTCGTCTCCAACGCGGAACAGGCCGCCAAGATCGCCGCGATTCGCGGCCGACTGCCTTTCTTGCGCGAGATGATCTCGTTCGACCACGTGCAGTTTCCCGACGTCCTGCATCTCGACAAGCTGATCAAGATCGGACATAACCTGGCCGACAAACACCCGCAGAACCCGGCCGACGATGTGGGCCCGGCGGACAGGGACGATCCCTGCAGCATCATCTATACCAGCGGCACCACGGGAAACCCCAAGGGCGTGGTGCTGACCCACTGGAATTTCGTCTCCAACGTGCTGACGATCGCGTCCATAATCCCGCTCGGCCCCGACGACAAGATGCTCTCGTTTTTGCCGCTGTCCCACGTGTTCGAACGGATGGCGGGGTACTATACCCCCCTGCATATCGGGATCGGCATAGCCTATGCGGAGAGCGTGGAGACGGTGGCGGCGGACATGGGACTTGTGCGGCCCACGCTCATGGTGAGCGTGCCTCGCCTCTACGAGAAGATCTACGACCGCGTCACCACGACAGCCATGTCCGGCAGTCCCGTCAAGCGAGCGATCTTCCAGTGGGCACGGAAGGTCGGACAGGAATGGGGCGAGAAGAAACGCGCCGGCGCCAAGATCCCCGGCGGGCTCGCCCTGCAGTATCGCATCGTCGACAAGCTGGTCTTCGCCAAGCTGCGGGCCCGCACCGGCGGCCGGCTCCGGTTCTTCGTCTCCGGCGGCGCGCCCCTGGCCACGCATATCAACGAGTTCTTCTACGCGGCGGGCATGATGATCCTGGAGGGGTACGGCCTCACGGAAACCTCGCCAGTCGTCTCTTGCAACTCCTTCGAGGATTTCAGGATCGGCAGCGTCGGCAAGGTGATACCGGACACGGAGGTCAAGATCGCCCCGGACGGCGAGATCGTCGTGCGGGGGCCCCAGGTCATGTCGGGATACTACAACAACGAGGAGGCCACGCGTGAGGTCCTGACCGAGGACGGCTGGTTCCACACCGGCGACATCGGACATTTCGACGACGATGGATTCCTGTACATCACGGACCGCAAGAAGGACCTCATCGTCACCTCGGGGGGCAAGAACATCGCTCCGCAACCGATGGAAAACGCCTTCAAGAAGAACAAGTTCATCAGCCAGATCGTGGTGCTCGGCGACCGCCACGCCTATCTGGTGTGCCTGATCGTCCCCAATTTCGAGAACCTCGAAGCATGGGCCAGCGAGCGCAAGCTGAGCTGGACGGATCGGGACGATCTGCTCCGCAATCCCGAGATCACGGCCAAGTACCAGCGCGGCCTGGACCGGACCAATCGCAAGTTCCCGAGCTTCAGCACCGTGAAGAAATTCACCCTGCTGAAGGAGGAATTCACGCTCGAGAGCGGCGAGTTGACACCCACCCTCAAGGTGAAACGCAGGGCGATACAGGAACGGTACGGGGAACTGATCGAGTCGCTCTACACCGAGGAGTCCTGA
- a CDS encoding cation diffusion facilitator family transporter, with product MTRESSGDADRSHVLLRPMVCTVVGMAGNLLLTVGKFIIGFVANSASLVADGAHSFSDLASDVGVVIALKAGARPPDRNHPYGHHNYETLGALAASLLLLVTGFVLGKEAVENLLAGVSTTPRWGALIAAIVSIIAKEAMARYTDRAGRIHNSPALITNAVHHRSDALSSLAAAIGITGARCGAPFLDSVAALVIAVWIVWIGWQLMKNNTDILMETRPGDEFVSQVHDVALSVEGVEAVTFLVVRPRGSVYLADIAIAVRPDMSVSEGHGLAHAVEDALREDVVRLIGVTVHVEPHTARGTIADGS from the coding sequence GTGACTAGAGAATCATCCGGCGACGCCGATCGCAGCCATGTCCTGCTGCGTCCGATGGTCTGCACCGTCGTGGGCATGGCGGGCAACCTGCTGCTGACCGTGGGCAAGTTCATCATCGGGTTCGTGGCCAACTCCGCGTCGCTGGTCGCGGACGGCGCCCACTCGTTCTCAGACCTCGCCAGCGACGTCGGCGTCGTCATCGCGCTGAAGGCGGGGGCGCGCCCTCCCGACCGCAACCACCCCTACGGCCATCACAACTACGAGACGCTCGGCGCCCTGGCGGCCTCCCTGTTGCTGCTGGTGACGGGCTTCGTGCTGGGCAAGGAAGCCGTGGAGAATCTCCTGGCAGGCGTGTCCACCACGCCGCGCTGGGGCGCGCTTATCGCCGCGATCGTCTCGATCATCGCCAAGGAGGCCATGGCCCGTTACACGGACCGTGCCGGCCGCATCCACAACTCGCCTGCCCTGATCACCAACGCCGTGCACCACAGATCGGACGCCCTGTCGTCTCTGGCCGCGGCCATCGGCATCACGGGCGCCCGTTGCGGCGCACCGTTTCTGGACAGCGTGGCCGCCCTGGTCATCGCCGTCTGGATCGTCTGGATCGGCTGGCAGCTGATGAAGAACAACACGGACATCCTGATGGAGACCCGTCCCGGCGACGAGTTCGTGTCGCAGGTACACGATGTCGCTCTCTCCGTCGAGGGCGTGGAGGCGGTGACGTTCCTGGTCGTCAGACCGAGAGGTTCGGTCTATCTGGCAGATATCGCCATCGCCGTCCGCCCCGACATGAGCGTGTCCGAAGGCCACGGCCTGGCCCACGCCGTGGAGGACGCGCTCAGGGAGGACGTCGTGCGCCTGATCGGCGTGACAGTCCACGTGGAGCCCCACACCGCGAGAGGGACTATTGCGGACGGTTCCTGA
- a CDS encoding M28 family peptidase: MLSRCHLFAVGLLGLLAAVASSAGTAAAPDAAGLAHRVRVLAAAEMSGRGNGTAEALAAADTIAAWFADAGLSTVPSREGWFQDFPLPGDEAAGFGRSVLGWLPGMGVLAARIMVIGAHYDHLGVRLADDGETVIGIYHGAEDNASGVSVLVELAGLLAAGPGDERRSCLFVAFAGEEIGLLGSSWLVEHPPWPAGAVDLMMNLDSVGRLRGDRLYVGGLGSSPVLRTLVTDANAGHGLRLEMSDSGWDASDHVPFDSAGIPVLFLFTGPHPQYHSTADRWELVSGEGLARVASYAGDLAAAARLHPGAIPYTAQAELPPRAPAISGRERAWLGTIPDFVEGVDGVRLAGVMPGGPAEESGLQAGDVLVQLGDRTITGLQDLTAALQENGPGLSVDAIVVRGEERLIFMVTLRNRPQ; encoded by the coding sequence ATGTTGAGCAGGTGTCATCTTTTTGCCGTCGGTCTGCTCGGCTTGTTGGCCGCAGTCGCGTCCAGCGCCGGCACGGCCGCCGCGCCGGATGCGGCCGGGCTCGCGCATCGGGTCAGGGTCCTCGCCGCCGCGGAAATGTCCGGCCGCGGCAACGGTACGGCTGAGGCGCTGGCGGCGGCTGACACCATCGCGGCCTGGTTTGCGGACGCCGGACTGAGCACGGTCCCCTCTCGGGAGGGCTGGTTCCAGGATTTTCCCCTGCCTGGTGATGAAGCCGCCGGTTTCGGACGCAGTGTACTCGGCTGGCTGCCGGGTATGGGCGTGTTGGCCGCGCGGATCATGGTCATCGGCGCCCATTACGACCATCTCGGCGTCAGGCTGGCTGACGACGGCGAGACCGTGATCGGCATCTATCACGGCGCAGAGGACAACGCCTCGGGCGTGAGCGTGCTGGTCGAGCTGGCCGGGTTGCTCGCGGCCGGGCCCGGCGACGAGCGGCGCAGCTGTCTCTTCGTGGCTTTCGCCGGCGAGGAGATAGGGCTGCTGGGATCGTCCTGGTTGGTGGAGCATCCGCCATGGCCCGCGGGCGCTGTGGATCTGATGATGAACCTCGATTCGGTGGGACGTCTACGTGGCGACAGGCTCTATGTGGGCGGCCTCGGCTCGTCTCCCGTATTGCGCACCCTGGTCACGGATGCCAATGCGGGCCACGGCTTGCGCCTGGAAATGAGCGACAGCGGGTGGGACGCCAGCGATCACGTGCCATTCGACTCGGCCGGGATTCCCGTCCTCTTCCTGTTCACGGGACCCCACCCCCAGTACCATTCCACCGCGGATCGCTGGGAACTGGTCTCCGGCGAAGGTCTGGCCCGTGTCGCGTCCTACGCCGGCGACTTGGCTGCCGCGGCACGCCTCCATCCCGGTGCAATCCCCTACACCGCACAGGCGGAGCTGCCGCCGCGGGCCCCCGCGATAAGCGGTCGCGAGCGCGCCTGGCTGGGCACGATCCCGGACTTCGTCGAAGGCGTCGATGGCGTGCGACTGGCCGGTGTGATGCCCGGCGGCCCAGCCGAGGAGAGCGGCCTGCAGGCAGGAGACGTTCTCGTCCAGCTTGGTGATCGCACCATCACCGGACTGCAGGATCTGACCGCCGCCTTGCAGGAGAACGGTCCCGGACTGTCCGTCGATGCGATCGTGGTGCGCGGGGAAGAGCGACTTATCTTCATGGTCACGCTCAGGAACCGTCCGCAATAG